A single window of Archangium gephyra DNA harbors:
- a CDS encoding N-acyl-D-amino-acid deacylase family protein produces the protein MASSHPTIRRLATSAASDRLTRRTVLGSALALAGASALGCAGRGQRPGMGQTYDVMVQGGTVHDGTGAPGVAADVGIAGGRIVAIGALAGAEARTRIDARGLAVAPGFIDLHSHADGTLFDDPNAESALRQGVTTVVAGQDGFSRAPRLRAPAPSGAAGGSDRSFGSMGSFFEAIERLSPAVNVASMVGLGTVREAVIGEENRPATPEELARMVALVEAALAEGACGASSGLEYTPGAFASLEELMALCRPLAARGLVYATHMRNEDERLLEAIDEAIAVARGAGCPLHISHLKTSGPKNWSKLDQVFARLEQARTVERVDLSFDRYPYTAYQTTLTNLFPAWSRDGGADAFLARLSDPVMGERLRSAAMAKVESLGGWDHVMVSAVAHAADRAAEGQRLGAYAAAIGTSPYEAAVGLLQRSRGEVGMVGFAMSEDNLVRLLSHPLGMVASDGSAVALEGATRRGHPHPRSLGTFSRVLGVYVREKKVLTLEQAIHKLSGFPAARARLKDRGLLAPGMAADVVVFDPASVADQATYPQPFAYATGVRAVLVNGALALRDGERGPHRAGRALRVTAV, from the coding sequence ATGGCTTCCTCCCATCCCACGATTCGCCGTCTGGCCACTTCCGCCGCATCCGATCGCCTGACACGCCGCACCGTGCTCGGCTCGGCGCTCGCACTGGCTGGCGCGAGTGCACTCGGCTGCGCGGGACGCGGGCAGCGGCCCGGGATGGGTCAAACCTACGACGTCATGGTCCAGGGCGGCACCGTCCATGATGGTACGGGCGCGCCAGGCGTCGCCGCGGACGTTGGCATCGCGGGAGGGCGCATCGTGGCCATCGGCGCGCTGGCGGGAGCCGAGGCTCGCACCCGGATCGATGCGCGCGGGCTCGCCGTCGCACCGGGCTTCATCGACCTGCACTCCCATGCGGATGGCACTCTGTTCGACGACCCGAATGCCGAGTCCGCCCTCCGTCAGGGCGTGACCACTGTCGTCGCCGGGCAGGATGGGTTCTCGCGAGCCCCCCGCTTGCGTGCTCCGGCGCCCTCCGGGGCGGCAGGTGGCTCGGACCGCTCCTTCGGGAGCATGGGCTCCTTCTTCGAGGCCATCGAGCGCCTCTCGCCCGCCGTCAACGTCGCGAGCATGGTCGGGCTTGGAACGGTGCGGGAAGCGGTCATCGGCGAGGAGAACCGTCCCGCCACGCCCGAGGAGTTGGCCAGGATGGTGGCCCTCGTCGAGGCCGCGCTCGCCGAGGGGGCGTGCGGTGCGTCCTCCGGGCTCGAGTACACGCCCGGGGCGTTCGCCTCCCTCGAGGAGCTCATGGCCCTCTGCCGACCGCTCGCTGCACGCGGGCTCGTCTACGCGACGCACATGCGCAACGAGGACGAGCGGCTCCTCGAAGCCATCGACGAGGCGATTGCCGTCGCGCGAGGCGCGGGCTGCCCGCTTCACATCTCCCACCTGAAGACCTCGGGACCCAAGAACTGGAGCAAGCTCGATCAGGTCTTCGCGCGGCTGGAGCAGGCGCGCACGGTGGAGCGGGTCGACCTCTCCTTCGACCGCTATCCCTACACGGCGTACCAGACCACCTTGACCAACCTCTTCCCCGCCTGGAGCCGGGACGGTGGCGCGGACGCGTTTCTCGCGCGTCTCTCGGATCCGGTGATGGGAGAGCGCCTGCGGTCCGCCGCGATGGCGAAGGTGGAGAGCCTCGGCGGCTGGGACCACGTCATGGTGTCCGCGGTGGCCCATGCGGCGGACCGGGCCGCCGAGGGGCAGCGGCTCGGCGCCTATGCCGCGGCCATTGGCACCTCTCCCTATGAGGCAGCCGTCGGTCTGCTCCAGCGCAGCCGCGGTGAAGTGGGCATGGTCGGCTTCGCCATGAGCGAGGACAACCTCGTGCGCCTCCTCTCGCACCCGCTCGGGATGGTGGCGAGCGATGGTTCCGCCGTGGCGCTGGAGGGAGCCACGCGCCGTGGCCACCCGCATCCGCGCTCGCTCGGGACCTTCTCCCGGGTGCTCGGCGTGTACGTGCGTGAGAAGAAGGTGCTGACGCTCGAGCAGGCCATCCACAAGCTGTCGGGATTCCCCGCGGCGCGCGCGCGCCTGAAGGATCGCGGACTGCTCGCCCCCGGGATGGCGGCGGACGTCGTGGTGTTCGACCCGGCCAGCGTCGCGGACCAGGCGACCTATCCCCAGCCCTTCGCGTATGCCACGGGAGTCCGCGCGGTGCTCGTCAATGGGGCGCTCGCGTTGCGTGACGGCGAGCGGGGGCCGCACCGGGCGGGACGTGCTCTGCGGGTCACGGCGGTCTGA
- a CDS encoding PIN domain-containing protein, producing the protein MIVILDTNVLHNDYLFKQASLQAIIRERILGYRVAISTVTLFEHASHYRKDRKEAASMLRRLGVDERAVLPVDDNDARAIIRKNLEAEGIEILPLPAVAHEILIDRAIRGQRPFTQDGKQGYRDALIWETVKANATSEDVTLIAQDNDFGKKDLSPELREETNALTHSVTRYKGYDQFLKEFVAPKLKASKLENELKNGKRQLSTTAEFLRLLNSELELYSSGASPKDLGLPNNAYFRIEPLNRPPELVDVSARLLGDGDVLLRLTLSTRVDVLAEYRVYMGEDYFEPDYEGYDIPVTLDVTAITASDLTSINSLSIERVEQNEDADEPPHEHGRL; encoded by the coding sequence GTGATCGTCATTCTGGATACCAACGTTCTTCACAACGACTACTTGTTCAAACAGGCGTCGCTTCAAGCGATTATTCGAGAGAGGATTCTCGGCTACCGTGTAGCCATCTCGACGGTGACGCTCTTCGAGCATGCGTCGCATTATCGAAAGGACCGCAAAGAGGCGGCAAGTATGCTACGCCGACTGGGGGTCGACGAGAGGGCCGTGTTGCCAGTCGACGACAATGACGCACGGGCCATTATCCGTAAGAATTTGGAGGCTGAGGGAATCGAGATTCTTCCGCTTCCCGCCGTTGCGCACGAGATACTTATTGACCGAGCTATTCGGGGGCAGCGCCCCTTCACCCAGGACGGCAAACAGGGCTATCGCGACGCCCTCATCTGGGAGACGGTCAAGGCAAATGCCACCAGCGAGGATGTTACGCTCATCGCTCAGGACAACGACTTCGGCAAGAAGGACCTTAGCCCGGAGTTGCGCGAGGAAACCAACGCTCTCACCCACTCGGTGACTCGGTACAAAGGGTATGACCAGTTTCTCAAAGAGTTCGTTGCCCCGAAGCTCAAGGCGTCAAAACTTGAGAATGAATTGAAAAATGGAAAGCGCCAGCTCAGCACGACAGCGGAGTTCTTGCGGCTTCTCAATTCGGAACTGGAACTCTACTCTTCTGGAGCGTCGCCCAAAGATCTGGGGCTGCCAAACAACGCCTATTTTCGGATCGAGCCTCTAAATCGCCCTCCTGAACTTGTCGACGTCTCTGCGCGGCTTCTTGGCGATGGTGACGTTCTTCTCCGCCTTACATTGAGCACTCGTGTGGATGTGCTTGCGGAGTATCGGGTATACATGGGGGAGGATTACTTTGAGCCAGACTATGAGGGCTACGATATTCCCGTCACTCTAGATGTGACAGCCATCACAGCGAGCGACCTCACTTCCATCAATTCACTTAGTATCGAGCGAGTCGAGCAGAACGAGGATGCTGACGAGCCTCCTCACGAGCACGGGCGGTTGTAG